In the bacterium genome, CTTTCTTCCCTTTTTCGTCAGCTATTATTATCGGCACATCGCCTTCTGCGAACTCGGCTATAGCCTGTAAACAGGCACCACAGGGATAAGCGATTTTTTCGGCTACTATTGCTAAAGCTTCTATTTTTTTCTCGCCACTGCTTATTGCATTGTGTATAGCCACTCTTTCAGCGCACATCGTAAGCCCGAAGGAACTGTTTTCTACATTGGCACCAACAAATATTTTGCCGTCCTCGCAAAGCACGGCAGCCCCAACCTTAAAACCCGAATAAGGCGCATATGCGTTTTTCCGCGCTTCACGAGCATGCTCGATAAGTGTGCGAAGTGTTCCATCGTCAATTCTCATAGCCAGTGAAATTAGGGAAAAAGTTTTTGTTTTGCAACTATAAATAATCAAGGTTGAGACATAGGATTTTTTGAGGGATTATTTACTTTGGAGTTGGTAGGGTTGCGGGACAAATTTTTCATATGGTTAAATCAATTTTTTTGCCATATTAAGAGCTTCAGTTGTGCTTTTTATTTTGCCTGCAAGCTGGGCGAGCCTTATTTGGGCGAGCACCTGTTTTAACTTTTGACCTTTCAGACCGAGTGATGATAGCTCATTACCGCTTATGAGCGGTTTTGCCCCTATTTTAGGGTATTTTCTCAGTATTTCCTCGGCTTTTTCGGAAAGTTCAGGGATGAATCGAGCTAATGCTATCGCGTCCTCAAACTGTAATGAATCAAGTATTTTTACTTTCTCAGGCGCGGAAAGTTCTTCGAATTTTTTAATTTCGGATACTATTCTCGCGATCTCAAGTATGTCGGTTCTTAGCTTGTGTGGGAATTCAATTCTTTCAGCTAATTTGCTCATCTTCT is a window encoding:
- the cdd gene encoding cytidine deaminase, which produces MRIDDGTLRTLIEHAREARKNAYAPYSGFKVGAAVLCEDGKIFVGANVENSSFGLTMCAERVAIHNAISSGEKKIEALAIVAEKIAYPCGACLQAIAEFAEGDVPIIIADEKGKKVVKTKLFELLPKPFRLGGK